In Prevotella sp. oral taxon 475, one DNA window encodes the following:
- a CDS encoding UDP-N-acetyl glucosamine 2-epimerase encodes MNVCIVAGARPNFIKVAPIVHAIDKAREQGRRIDYQLVYAGRADDPALEPTLFADLQIPRPTACLGVDCTNLNELTGQVMSAFETHLQAHPATVVIVVDDLASTLAAAIVAKKQGLLLAHLVAGTRSFDINMPKEINRLVIDGLSDLLFTAGPGSNSIATREGAEPSKIYLVGNILMDTLRHNRNRFVRPRQLETLGAKDGAYLVFTLNRKALIARRTLLQDMLQELIRQAGSHPIIAPLRQEAAQIVGECIQRFDTHTAATFHLIPPLSYLEFGYLTAHAKGIITDSGNVAEEATFNGVPCITLNSYTEHIETVKTGTNLLVGEDAQRLGQAIAQLVQDRWKNAAIPDRWDGRSAERIVSILLEQQP; translated from the coding sequence GCCATCGACAAGGCCCGAGAGCAAGGCCGGAGAATAGACTATCAACTGGTGTATGCCGGTAGAGCAGACGATCCCGCGCTGGAGCCAACCCTCTTTGCCGACCTGCAAATACCACGCCCCACGGCCTGCCTGGGCGTAGACTGCACCAACCTCAACGAACTCACCGGGCAAGTGATGTCCGCCTTCGAGACCCATCTCCAAGCCCATCCCGCCACGGTCGTCATCGTCGTAGACGACCTCGCCTCGACACTCGCCGCCGCCATCGTCGCCAAAAAACAAGGACTCCTCTTGGCACACCTCGTGGCCGGAACACGCAGCTTCGACATCAACATGCCCAAGGAAATCAACCGGCTCGTCATCGACGGACTCAGCGACCTCCTCTTCACCGCCGGGCCCGGTAGCAACAGCATCGCCACGAGAGAAGGAGCCGAACCCTCCAAAATCTATCTCGTGGGCAACATCCTCATGGATACACTCCGGCACAACCGCAACCGATTCGTCCGTCCCCGTCAACTCGAAACACTGGGCGCAAAAGACGGAGCCTATCTCGTCTTCACCCTCAATCGCAAAGCCCTCATCGCCCGGCGCACCCTGCTGCAAGACATGCTCCAAGAACTCATCCGCCAGGCCGGGTCACACCCCATCATCGCCCCTCTGCGTCAAGAAGCCGCCCAGATCGTCGGCGAATGTATCCAACGGTTCGACACCCACACCGCTGCCACCTTCCACCTCATTCCACCGCTCTCCTATCTCGAGTTCGGCTACCTCACGGCACACGCCAAAGGCATCATCACCGACTCGGGCAACGTGGCCGAAGAAGCCACCTTCAACGGCGTGCCCTGCATCACACTCAATAGCTATACCGAACACATCGAAACCGTCAAAACGGGCACCAACCTCCTCGTCGGCGAAGATGCCCAACGGCTGGGACAGGCTATCGCCCAACTCGTGCAAGACCGCTGGAAAAATGCCGCCATCCCCGACCGATGGGACGGACGCAGCGCCGAACGTATCGTCAGCATTCTCCTCGAACAACAACCCTAA
- a CDS encoding polyprenol monophosphomannose synthase — protein sequence MNNPQSDSIVIIPTYNEKENIEKIIRAVFDLEKCFHLLVIDDGSPDGTATIVRRLMDETFEGRLFLLERSGKLGLGTAYIAGFKWALERNYEYIFEMDADFSHDPADLPRLYAACHDEGNDVAIGSRYVSGVNVVNWPIGRVLMSYFASKYVRLVTGFRVHDTTAGFKCYRRRVLATIPLDEVRFKGYGFQIEMKYTAYKIGFKIKEVPVIFVNRREGTSKMSGGIFGEAFFGVMRLRLDGWLRKYPQMPG from the coding sequence ATGAACAACCCTCAGAGCGACAGCATCGTCATCATCCCCACCTACAACGAAAAAGAAAACATCGAGAAAATCATCCGGGCTGTCTTCGACCTGGAAAAATGCTTCCATCTCCTCGTCATCGACGACGGTAGTCCCGACGGCACCGCCACTATCGTACGTCGATTGATGGACGAGACGTTCGAGGGTCGCCTCTTCCTCCTTGAAAGAAGTGGCAAACTCGGACTCGGCACCGCCTACATCGCCGGTTTTAAATGGGCCCTGGAACGCAACTACGAATACATCTTCGAGATGGACGCCGACTTCAGTCACGATCCCGCCGATCTGCCCCGTCTCTACGCCGCCTGCCACGACGAAGGCAACGACGTAGCCATCGGCTCGCGCTACGTCAGCGGCGTGAATGTCGTCAACTGGCCCATCGGGCGCGTACTCATGAGCTATTTCGCTTCGAAATACGTTCGCCTCGTCACCGGCTTCCGGGTGCACGACACCACCGCCGGATTCAAATGCTACCGCCGGCGCGTGCTCGCCACCATCCCCTTAGACGAAGTGCGCTTCAAAGGCTACGGCTTCCAAATTGAAATGAAATACACCGCCTACAAAATCGGATTTAAAATCAAAGAAGTGCCCGTCATCTTTGTCAATCGGCGCGAAGGCACCAGCAAAATGAGCGGTGGCATCTTCGGCGAAGCCTTCTTCGGCGTGATGCGCCTCCGACTGGATGGATGGCTGAGGAAATATCCCCAAATGCCGGGATAA
- the mfd gene encoding transcription-repair coupling factor, giving the protein MDKQQILQMYRAQPQTAALEKILEEKEIKNIFLQGLVASAAPTFFAGWAARELQTALFILPDADEAGYFYQDLVQLLGQEDVLFFPSSYRRAVKYGQRDAANEILRTEVLARVGAGRPCYIVAPAEALCERVTSKEQIDERTLTISVSQTVDPSELAQTLRGFGFSEVDYVYEPGQFALRGSIVDVYSYSSELPFRIDFFGDEVDTLRTFDVESQLSHDRRTAVEIVPQLGATVSEKISFLRFLPKETLLVMKDFGYIRDIVERTYKEGFLSQFMTERMEGISEIEQRQLMDDMQRERQLITASEFTADAANLKHLYIGAQPVGVPQVTIPFHTTAQPLFHKNFDLLRQTLEHYQGQGYRLLILAESRKQQERLHEILSAEEEPDSKTTTDRSSRFASSPRSPLPLEYPGEFTLHEGFVDNDLRVCFFTDHQIFDRFHKYSLKSDRARAGKLALTMKELQEMEPGDFIVHVDFGVGRFGGLMRVPTGNSYQEMIRIIYQNNDKVDVSIHSLYKIAKYRKSTSGEPPRLSTLGTGAWERLKERTKTRIKDIARDLIRLYAKRRMKKGYAFSADSFMQSELEASFLYEDTPDQLKATNEVKADMEQERPMDRLVCGDVGFGKTEVAIRAAFKAACDSKQVAVMVPTTVLAFQHYKTFSKRLEGFPVRVDYLSRARTYRQTRQVLDDLAAGKIDILIGTHKLVGKTVKWHDLGLLIIDEEQKFGVSTKEKLRTLKTNVDTLTMSATPIPRTLQFSLMGARDMSIINTPPPNRHPIHTEIATFNSETIVDAINFEMSRNGQVYFVNDRISLLPELENLVKRYIPDCRLATVHGRMKPEETENVLIGFMNHDYDVLLSTSIIENGIDISNANTIIINSAHKIGLSDLHQMRGRVGRSNRKAFCYLLAPPFSTLSHEARQRLQALETFSDLGSGFNIAMQDLDIRGAGNLLGAEQSGFLEDLGYETYQKILSQAVTELRNDEFGNLYDDALAKGESLSGSQFVEDCSLESDLEMYFPDTYVPGDSERMLLYRELDNIDDDAELAAYRQRLVDRFGPVPRQGEELMHVVALRRVGKRLGCEKIMLKQGRMMMQFVSNPKSAYFRSRAFDSILNYIARNPSRCDLKEIHGRRMMHVSNIASVEEAVSLLRKMENTLS; this is encoded by the coding sequence ATGGACAAACAACAGATTCTACAAATGTACAGAGCGCAGCCGCAAACAGCTGCGCTCGAAAAAATTTTAGAAGAGAAGGAGATCAAAAATATCTTCCTTCAAGGCTTGGTGGCCTCTGCTGCCCCTACGTTCTTTGCCGGATGGGCGGCAAGAGAGCTGCAAACCGCCCTCTTCATCCTGCCCGATGCCGATGAGGCCGGCTATTTCTATCAAGACCTGGTTCAGCTCCTGGGACAGGAAGACGTGCTGTTCTTTCCCTCGTCCTATCGTCGCGCCGTGAAATACGGTCAGCGCGATGCTGCCAACGAAATCCTGCGCACCGAAGTGTTGGCGCGCGTCGGTGCCGGCAGACCCTGCTATATCGTGGCTCCGGCAGAAGCTCTCTGCGAACGAGTGACATCCAAAGAACAAATCGACGAACGTACGCTAACCATATCCGTCAGTCAAACCGTCGACCCCTCGGAACTGGCGCAGACGCTGCGAGGATTCGGATTCTCCGAAGTGGATTATGTCTACGAACCCGGCCAGTTTGCCCTGCGTGGAAGCATTGTCGATGTCTACTCTTACAGCAGCGAACTGCCGTTCCGTATCGACTTCTTCGGGGATGAAGTAGACACCCTTCGGACGTTCGATGTAGAGAGTCAGCTCTCGCATGACCGACGTACGGCTGTCGAGATCGTTCCTCAACTCGGCGCGACCGTCAGCGAGAAAATCTCCTTTCTGCGCTTCTTGCCCAAAGAAACCCTGTTGGTGATGAAAGATTTCGGCTACATCCGCGACATCGTCGAGCGCACCTACAAGGAAGGATTTCTCTCGCAGTTCATGACCGAACGCATGGAAGGCATCAGCGAAATAGAACAACGACAACTGATGGACGACATGCAAAGAGAACGCCAACTCATCACTGCATCGGAGTTTACCGCAGATGCCGCCAACCTTAAACACCTTTACATCGGTGCGCAACCCGTGGGTGTTCCACAGGTCACCATCCCCTTTCACACTACAGCCCAACCGTTGTTTCATAAGAACTTCGACCTCTTACGGCAAACTCTGGAGCACTATCAAGGGCAAGGCTATCGGTTGCTGATTCTAGCTGAAAGCCGGAAACAGCAGGAGCGTCTGCACGAAATTCTTTCTGCCGAAGAAGAACCTGACTCTAAAACCACGACCGACCGCTCCTCCCGTTTCGCCTCCTCTCCCCGGTCTCCGCTGCCTCTTGAGTATCCCGGAGAGTTTACGTTGCACGAAGGATTCGTCGACAACGACCTGCGCGTCTGCTTCTTCACCGACCATCAGATATTCGACCGTTTTCACAAATACAGTCTTAAGAGTGACCGGGCGCGGGCAGGGAAACTCGCCCTAACGATGAAAGAACTGCAAGAGATGGAGCCCGGCGATTTCATCGTGCATGTCGATTTTGGTGTAGGGCGATTTGGCGGATTGATGCGCGTCCCCACCGGAAATTCGTATCAGGAGATGATACGCATCATCTATCAGAACAACGACAAGGTGGACGTCTCCATCCATTCGCTCTACAAGATAGCGAAATATCGCAAGAGCACTTCGGGCGAGCCGCCGCGACTCTCAACCTTGGGCACCGGAGCCTGGGAACGGCTGAAGGAGAGGACCAAGACGCGCATCAAAGATATCGCCCGCGACCTGATTCGCCTTTATGCCAAACGGCGTATGAAGAAAGGGTATGCCTTTAGTGCCGACTCGTTCATGCAGAGCGAGCTCGAGGCCAGCTTCCTCTACGAAGACACGCCCGACCAGCTGAAAGCCACCAACGAGGTGAAGGCCGACATGGAGCAGGAACGCCCCATGGACCGACTCGTATGTGGCGACGTAGGATTCGGCAAGACCGAGGTTGCCATCCGCGCCGCCTTCAAAGCCGCCTGCGACTCGAAGCAAGTGGCCGTCATGGTGCCCACGACGGTGCTGGCCTTTCAGCATTACAAAACATTCAGCAAGCGACTCGAAGGATTCCCCGTCCGAGTAGACTACCTCTCGCGAGCCCGCACCTACCGACAAACCCGGCAAGTGCTCGACGATCTGGCTGCAGGAAAAATCGACATCCTCATCGGTACGCATAAGCTTGTTGGCAAGACCGTAAAGTGGCACGACCTGGGGCTGCTCATCATCGACGAAGAACAAAAGTTCGGTGTCTCCACGAAAGAAAAGCTCCGAACGCTGAAAACCAACGTCGACACCCTCACCATGTCGGCCACCCCCATTCCGCGCACCCTCCAGTTCTCCTTGATGGGTGCCCGCGACATGAGCATCATCAACACGCCGCCGCCCAACCGTCATCCCATCCATACGGAGATAGCCACCTTCAATAGCGAGACCATCGTCGATGCCATTAACTTCGAGATGAGTCGCAACGGGCAAGTCTATTTCGTCAACGACCGCATTTCGTTGCTCCCCGAGCTCGAAAATCTTGTCAAGAGATACATCCCCGATTGCCGCCTTGCCACGGTCCACGGTCGAATGAAGCCCGAGGAAACGGAAAATGTCCTCATCGGCTTCATGAACCACGACTACGACGTGTTGCTTTCCACCTCGATCATCGAAAACGGCATCGACATCTCCAACGCCAACACCATCATCATCAACTCGGCCCACAAAATCGGACTGAGCGACCTGCATCAGATGCGCGGTCGGGTGGGTCGCAGCAATCGCAAAGCCTTCTGCTACCTGCTGGCACCGCCTTTCTCGACCCTCAGTCACGAAGCCCGTCAACGGCTCCAGGCCCTCGAAACCTTCTCCGATCTGGGCAGTGGATTCAACATCGCCATGCAAGATCTCGACATTCGTGGAGCCGGCAACCTGCTCGGAGCCGAGCAGAGCGGATTTCTCGAGGACCTGGGCTACGAAACCTATCAGAAGATACTCTCGCAGGCCGTCACCGAACTGCGCAACGACGAATTCGGCAATCTCTACGACGATGCCCTCGCCAAGGGTGAATCCCTCAGCGGCTCCCAATTCGTAGAAGATTGCAGTCTCGAGAGCGACCTCGAGATGTACTTCCCCGATACCTACGTGCCCGGCGACAGCGAGCGCATGCTCCTCTATCGCGAACTCGACAATATCGACGACGATGCTGAACTCGCAGCCTACCGACAACGCCTCGTCGACCGTTTCGGTCCCGTCCCCCGTCAGGGAGAAGAGCTCATGCACGTCGTCGCCCTGCGTCGCGTCGGCAAACGATTGGGCTGCGAGAAAATCATGCTCAAGCAAGGGCGCATGATGATGCAGTTCGTCTCCAATCCCAAGAGTGCCTACTTCCGCAGTCGAGCTTTCGACAGCATTCTCAACTACATCGCCCGCAACCCCAGTCGTTGCGACTTGAAAGAAATCCACGGTCGCAGGATGATGCATGTCAGCAACATCGCCTCCGTGGAAGAAGCCGTAAGCCTGCTGCGGAAGATGGAAAACACCCTATCTTAA
- a CDS encoding transporter translates to MKIKINWRRLLLFLTISAGLLYVTQSALMAIGILLLLFVADHLLADYADTQARKKNNNHGETGPTL, encoded by the coding sequence ATGAAAATAAAAATCAACTGGAGGCGACTCCTCCTCTTCCTCACCATCTCCGCCGGACTGCTCTACGTCACCCAGTCGGCCCTCATGGCAATAGGAATCCTCCTGCTACTCTTCGTGGCAGACCATCTGCTGGCAGATTATGCCGACACCCAGGCACGAAAGAAAAATAACAACCATGGAGAAACTGGCCCAACTCTATAA
- a CDS encoding phosphotransferase, translated as MEKLAQLYKQWKGAEPVTVEALPEAGSNRRYFRLTDGTGISVIGVIGTSRDENHTFVYLTRHFTDRRLPVPHILAVSDDELRYLQTDLGHTSLFEALRGGRESGGRYNQHEKQLLTAVIRELPNIQMRGARGLDWTACYPQAEFDVDSVLFDLNYFKYCFLKATELDFHELKLEANFRLFAKDLTQEHSESFLYRDFQARNVMLGKDGRPYFIDYQGGRKGPFYYDLASFLWQASAKYPFKLRRELVYEYYNSLKHYTEVPSVRHFVERLSLFVLFRTLQVLGAYGFRGYFEHKRHFIDSIPPAIDNLRELLKLRKFFPYPYMMDMLRRLTELPQFAHIEEPALSRADGFRTTPHTVYKTHPQDGPATFSKYDGAGPLVVSVYSFSYRRGIPEDTSGNGGGYVFDCRATHNPGRYEPYKQLTGLDEPVIRFLEDDGEILTFLNGVYALADHHVRRYIQRGFTSLMFSFGCTGGQHRSVYSAQHLAEHLHSKFGIEVHITHREQNIHSILPPQRNTKKEQ; from the coding sequence ATGGAGAAACTGGCCCAACTCTATAAACAATGGAAGGGCGCAGAGCCCGTAACGGTAGAGGCTCTACCCGAGGCAGGCAGCAACCGCCGATACTTCCGACTCACCGATGGCACGGGCATTAGCGTCATCGGTGTCATCGGAACCAGTCGCGACGAAAACCACACCTTCGTCTATCTCACACGCCACTTCACCGACCGACGCCTGCCCGTACCTCACATCTTAGCCGTGAGCGACGACGAACTGCGATACCTCCAAACCGACCTCGGACATACCTCCCTCTTTGAAGCCCTGCGTGGCGGACGAGAGTCGGGAGGACGGTACAATCAACACGAAAAACAACTCCTCACAGCCGTCATCCGCGAGCTGCCCAACATCCAAATGCGCGGAGCCCGCGGGCTCGACTGGACCGCATGCTATCCACAAGCCGAGTTCGACGTAGATAGCGTGCTCTTCGACCTCAACTACTTCAAATATTGCTTTCTCAAAGCTACTGAACTCGACTTCCACGAGCTGAAACTCGAGGCCAACTTCCGACTCTTCGCCAAAGACCTCACCCAGGAGCACAGCGAAAGCTTCCTCTATCGCGACTTCCAAGCCCGCAACGTCATGCTCGGCAAAGACGGACGACCTTACTTCATCGACTACCAAGGCGGACGGAAAGGTCCCTTCTACTACGACTTGGCTTCCTTCCTTTGGCAAGCCTCCGCCAAATACCCCTTCAAACTGCGCCGCGAACTGGTCTACGAATACTACAACTCTCTCAAACACTACACCGAAGTACCCTCTGTGCGCCACTTCGTCGAGCGGCTCAGCCTCTTCGTTCTCTTCCGCACTCTACAAGTGCTCGGAGCCTACGGCTTCCGTGGCTACTTCGAACACAAACGTCACTTCATCGATAGTATCCCCCCGGCGATAGATAATCTGCGCGAGCTACTCAAACTCCGAAAATTCTTCCCCTATCCCTACATGATGGACATGCTACGGCGACTCACCGAGCTGCCCCAGTTTGCCCACATCGAAGAGCCCGCCCTGAGTCGGGCTGACGGATTCCGAACCACGCCCCACACCGTCTATAAAACTCACCCGCAGGACGGGCCCGCCACCTTCTCGAAGTACGACGGCGCGGGGCCTCTCGTCGTCAGTGTCTACAGCTTCTCTTACAGACGCGGCATCCCTGAAGATACCTCGGGCAACGGCGGCGGATACGTCTTCGACTGCCGTGCCACCCACAACCCCGGGCGATACGAACCCTATAAACAGCTCACTGGACTGGACGAACCCGTCATCCGCTTCCTTGAAGACGATGGCGAAATCCTCACCTTCCTCAATGGTGTCTATGCTCTCGCCGACCACCATGTGCGGCGTTACATCCAACGCGGATTTACCAGTCTGATGTTCAGTTTCGGTTGCACCGGCGGTCAGCACCGCAGTGTCTATTCCGCCCAACATCTGGCCGAGCATCTGCACAGCAAGTTCGGCATCGAAGTTCATATTACCCACCGCGAACAAAATATTCACTCCATTCTCCCACCCCAACGCAACACAAAAAAAGAACAATGA
- a CDS encoding nucleotidyltransferase family protein produces MMQAMIFAAGLGTRLKPLTDTRPKALVEVGGQTLLQRTIERLKGAGARRIVVNVHHFARQIVDYLEANRHFGVDIAISDESQELLDTGGGLKQAQSLFSAEENILIHNVDIVSNVDLREFARRHQSCQALLLVSDRPTQRYLLFDDDMRLVGWTHLATGEVRTPHVGLDPTRCRRLAFAGIHSFSPALFGEMGTRPARFSIIDFYLSLCARYDIRGYVEPHLQLLDVGKLDTLSHLPPTLPGCPLSDAQILANLF; encoded by the coding sequence ATGATGCAAGCCATGATTTTTGCAGCCGGACTGGGCACGCGCCTCAAACCTCTCACCGACACACGACCCAAGGCCCTGGTCGAGGTGGGTGGACAAACGTTGCTGCAACGAACGATCGAACGACTCAAAGGTGCCGGTGCTCGGCGAATCGTCGTCAATGTGCATCATTTTGCTCGTCAGATAGTCGATTATCTCGAGGCAAACCGCCACTTCGGCGTAGACATCGCCATCAGCGACGAAAGTCAGGAGCTGCTTGACACTGGCGGCGGACTCAAACAGGCGCAGTCTCTTTTCTCCGCTGAAGAAAACATCCTCATCCATAATGTAGACATCGTGAGCAATGTCGACCTGCGGGAGTTTGCCCGACGACATCAGTCGTGTCAGGCTCTGTTGCTCGTCAGCGACAGGCCCACCCAACGCTACCTGCTCTTCGACGACGACATGCGTCTTGTGGGCTGGACCCATCTCGCTACCGGCGAGGTACGCACGCCGCACGTCGGGCTCGACCCAACACGCTGCCGCCGACTGGCCTTTGCCGGCATCCACTCCTTCTCGCCCGCCTTGTTTGGCGAGATGGGCACCCGTCCGGCCCGCTTTAGCATCATCGACTTCTACCTCTCTCTTTGCGCCCGCTATGACATCCGCGGGTATGTTGAACCCCATCTGCAACTGCTCGACGTGGGTAAGCTCGACACTCTTTCTCATCTGCCGCCAACGCTCCCGGGATGTCCCCTGAGCGATGCGCAAATCCTTGCCAATCTCTTTTAA
- the guaA gene encoding glutamine-hydrolyzing GMP synthase — translation MQQKIIILDFGSQTTQLIGRRVRELDTFCEILPYNKFPKDDASVIGVILSGSPYSVHDAEAFRTCLDDFVGRIPVLGICYGAQFIANEGGGRVEPAGTREYGRAHLQDIDLNDPLFRGFEPHSQVWMSHGDTITAIPAHCRPIASTTDVRFAAYASTTQPLWAVQFHPEVFHTVQGTQLLKNFVVDICGSRQEWSPASFVETTVQELKAQLGSDRVILGLSGGVDSSVCATLLARAIGNNLTCIFVDHGMLRKNEFQKVMQAYQGLGLNVVGVDASEKFFADLKGVTDPEEKRKIIGRDFVEVFNAEARKISDARWLAQGTIYPDRIESLSITGMVIKSHHNVGGLPKEMHLKLCEPLQWLFKDEVRRVGQELGMPERLIRRHPFPGPGLAVRILGDITPEKVRILQEADDIYIEHLHNYRCDDGEELYHKIWQAGAVLLSSIRSVGVMGDERTYEHPVALRAVTSTDAMTADWAHLPYDLLARVSNDIINRVKGVNRVCYDISSKPPSTIEWE, via the coding sequence ATGCAACAGAAGATTATCATTCTCGACTTCGGGTCGCAAACCACGCAGCTCATCGGTCGCCGCGTGCGCGAACTCGACACCTTCTGCGAGATTCTCCCCTACAACAAGTTCCCCAAAGACGATGCCTCCGTCATTGGCGTCATCCTGAGCGGATCGCCCTATTCGGTGCACGATGCTGAAGCTTTCCGTACCTGCCTCGACGACTTTGTGGGACGAATTCCTGTCTTAGGCATCTGTTACGGCGCACAGTTCATCGCCAACGAGGGTGGCGGACGAGTAGAACCGGCCGGCACCCGCGAATATGGTCGGGCCCACCTGCAAGACATCGATCTGAACGATCCGCTCTTCCGCGGTTTCGAACCTCACTCGCAGGTGTGGATGAGCCACGGAGATACCATTACAGCTATTCCCGCCCACTGTCGGCCTATTGCCTCGACGACCGATGTGCGTTTTGCTGCCTATGCCAGCACCACGCAACCGCTTTGGGCCGTACAGTTCCACCCCGAGGTGTTTCATACCGTGCAGGGGACGCAGCTGCTCAAAAACTTTGTGGTAGACATCTGTGGCAGTAGACAAGAGTGGAGCCCGGCTTCGTTCGTCGAGACCACCGTGCAGGAGCTCAAAGCCCAGCTTGGCAGCGACCGTGTGATTCTTGGTCTTAGCGGCGGTGTCGACTCCAGTGTCTGCGCCACCCTCTTGGCCCGTGCCATCGGTAACAACCTCACCTGTATCTTCGTCGACCATGGTATGCTGCGCAAGAACGAATTCCAAAAGGTGATGCAAGCCTATCAGGGACTGGGTCTCAACGTCGTGGGTGTGGATGCCAGCGAGAAATTCTTTGCCGACCTCAAAGGCGTGACCGACCCTGAGGAGAAACGCAAAATCATCGGCCGTGACTTCGTCGAGGTTTTCAACGCTGAGGCCCGCAAAATCTCCGATGCCCGTTGGCTGGCTCAAGGCACGATCTACCCCGACCGCATTGAGAGCCTCAGCATCACGGGCATGGTCATCAAAAGCCATCACAATGTGGGCGGACTGCCCAAGGAGATGCACCTCAAGTTGTGCGAACCTTTACAATGGCTCTTCAAAGATGAGGTACGTCGCGTGGGGCAGGAACTGGGCATGCCCGAGCGGCTCATCCGTCGGCATCCTTTCCCTGGTCCCGGACTGGCCGTGCGTATCCTCGGTGACATCACTCCCGAGAAAGTGCGCATTCTGCAAGAGGCTGATGACATCTATATCGAACACCTGCACAACTATCGCTGCGACGATGGCGAAGAACTCTATCACAAGATTTGGCAAGCAGGAGCCGTCTTGCTTTCCAGCATCCGCAGCGTGGGGGTGATGGGCGACGAGCGCACCTATGAACATCCTGTGGCTCTGCGCGCCGTCACCAGTACCGATGCTATGACGGCCGACTGGGCTCATCTACCCTATGACCTCCTGGCCCGCGTCTCTAACGACATCATCAACCGCGTTAAGGGCGTCAACCGCGTCTGCTATGACATCTCCTCCAAGCCGCCCTCGACAATTGAGTGGGAGTAG